One segment of Streptomyces sp. NA02950 DNA contains the following:
- a CDS encoding carbohydrate kinase family protein, with product MRIAVTGSIATDHLMTFPGRFADQLVADQLHTVSLSFLVDTLDVRRGGVGPNICFGMGVLGLRPILVGAAGEDFAEYRAWLDRHGVDTASVRISEVLHTARFVCTTDTDHNQIASFYTGAMSEARQIELQPVADRVGGLDLVVIGADDPEAMVRHTEECRSRGIPFAADPSQQLARMDGEDIRLLVGGADYLFTNEYEAALIETKTGWTSERILAEVGTRVTTLGAQGVRIDREGEEPIVVGCPEEDAKADPTGVGDAFRAGFLAGLSWGLSLERSAQVGCMLATLVIETVGTQEYELRRGHFMERFAKAYGHEAAGEVNDHLV from the coding sequence GTGCGTATCGCCGTCACCGGCTCCATCGCCACCGACCATCTGATGACCTTCCCCGGCCGCTTCGCCGACCAGCTGGTCGCCGATCAGCTGCATACGGTCTCCCTCTCCTTCCTGGTCGACACCCTCGACGTCCGCCGCGGCGGCGTGGGCCCCAACATCTGTTTCGGTATGGGGGTGCTCGGTCTGCGCCCGATCCTGGTCGGCGCGGCCGGCGAGGACTTCGCCGAGTACCGCGCCTGGCTGGACCGCCACGGCGTGGACACCGCGTCCGTGCGGATCTCCGAGGTGCTGCACACCGCGCGCTTCGTCTGCACCACGGACACGGACCACAACCAGATCGCGTCCTTCTACACCGGCGCCATGAGCGAGGCCCGGCAGATCGAGCTCCAGCCGGTCGCCGACCGGGTCGGCGGCCTCGACCTGGTGGTCATCGGCGCGGACGACCCGGAGGCGATGGTCCGGCACACCGAGGAGTGCCGCTCGCGGGGTATCCCGTTCGCCGCCGACCCCTCCCAGCAGCTCGCCCGGATGGACGGCGAGGACATCCGCCTGCTGGTCGGCGGGGCGGACTACCTGTTCACCAACGAGTACGAGGCCGCGCTGATCGAGACCAAGACCGGCTGGACCTCCGAACGGATCCTCGCCGAGGTCGGCACCCGGGTCACCACGCTGGGCGCGCAGGGTGTCCGGATCGACCGCGAGGGCGAGGAGCCGATCGTCGTCGGCTGCCCGGAGGAGGACGCGAAGGCCGACCCGACCGGTGTCGGCGACGCCTTCCGCGCGGGCTTCCTCGCCGGTCTGTCCTGGGGGCTGTCCCTGGAGCGCTCCGCCCAGGTGGGCTGCATGCTCGCCACCCTGGTCATCGAGACCGTGGGCACGCAGGAGTACGAACTGCGCCGCGGCCACTTCATGGAGCGGTTCGCCAAGGCGTACGGCCATGAAGCCGCGGGCGAGGTCAACGACCACCTGGTCTGA
- a CDS encoding cysteine desulfurase/sulfurtransferase TusA family protein, which yields MSYFDAASSAPLHPVARQALLAALDEGWADPARLYREGRRARLLLDAAREAAAEAVGCRPDELVFTPSGTRALHDGIAGALAGRRRAGRHLIVSAVEHSAVLHAAAAHEAGGGTVTEVAVDRTGRVAPDAYARALRAAPGPTALACLQSANHEVGTVQPVAETAEACTEAGVPLLVDAAQSLGWGPVEGNWSLLTASAHKWGGPSGVGLLAVRKGVRFSPQGPADERESGRSPGFENLPAVVAAAASLRAVRAEADAEAERLRDLVDRIRARVPELVPDVEVVGDPERRLPHLVTFSCLYVDGETLLHELDRAEFSVSSGSSCTSSTLTPSHVLRAMGVLSEGNIRVSLPLGTAGAEVERFLELLPGVVREVRGRLGVPETARPAAREPAAEMAAEPAEPELVVDSLGKRCPIPVIELAKVIGEVPVGGVVTVLSDDEAARLDIPAWCAMRDQEYEGERPAERGVAYRVRRRT from the coding sequence GTGTCCTACTTCGACGCGGCCTCGTCCGCTCCGCTGCATCCGGTCGCCCGGCAGGCGCTGCTCGCCGCCCTGGACGAGGGGTGGGCCGATCCCGCGCGGCTGTACCGCGAGGGGCGCCGCGCCCGGCTGCTGCTGGACGCCGCCCGGGAGGCCGCGGCGGAGGCCGTCGGCTGCCGCCCGGACGAGCTGGTGTTCACTCCATCGGGGACACGCGCACTGCACGACGGCATTGCCGGAGCGCTCGCGGGGCGCCGCCGGGCCGGCCGCCATCTGATCGTCTCCGCCGTCGAGCACTCCGCGGTGCTCCATGCCGCGGCCGCCCATGAGGCGGGTGGCGGCACGGTCACCGAGGTGGCGGTGGACCGCACCGGGCGGGTCGCGCCGGACGCCTACGCGCGGGCCCTGCGGGCGGCTCCCGGCCCCACCGCGCTGGCCTGTCTGCAGTCCGCCAACCACGAGGTCGGCACGGTGCAGCCGGTGGCCGAGACCGCCGAGGCGTGCACGGAGGCGGGTGTTCCGCTGCTGGTGGACGCGGCGCAGTCGCTCGGCTGGGGCCCGGTGGAGGGCAATTGGTCGCTTCTGACCGCAAGTGCCCATAAATGGGGCGGTCCGTCGGGAGTGGGGCTGCTCGCCGTCCGCAAGGGGGTGCGCTTTTCGCCCCAGGGTCCGGCGGACGAACGGGAGTCGGGCCGCTCCCCCGGTTTCGAGAACCTCCCGGCCGTGGTCGCCGCGGCCGCCTCGCTGCGCGCCGTACGGGCGGAGGCGGACGCCGAGGCGGAGCGGCTGCGGGATCTGGTGGACCGGATCCGGGCGCGGGTGCCGGAGCTGGTGCCGGACGTGGAGGTGGTGGGCGACCCGGAGCGGAGGCTGCCGCATCTGGTGACCTTCTCGTGTCTCTATGTCGACGGGGAGACACTGCTGCATGAGCTGGACCGTGCGGAGTTCTCGGTCTCGTCCGGCTCCTCCTGCACCTCTTCCACCCTCACCCCGAGCCATGTGCTGCGGGCGATGGGGGTGCTGTCCGAGGGCAACATCCGGGTCTCGCTGCCGCTCGGCACGGCCGGGGCGGAGGTGGAGCGGTTCCTGGAGCTACTGCCGGGGGTGGTGCGGGAGGTCCGCGGCCGGCTCGGCGTCCCGGAGACGGCGCGGCCCGCGGCAAGGGAGCCGGCGGCGGAAATGGCGGCGGAACCGGCAGAACCCGAGCTGGTGGTGGACTCGCTCGGCAAGCGGTGCCCGATCCCGGTGATCGAACTGGCCAAGGTGATCGGCGAGGTCCCGGTGGGCGGGGTGGTCACGGTGCTGTCCGACGACGAGGCGGCCCGGCTGGACATCCCGGCCTGGTGCGCCATGCGGGACCAGGAGTACGAGGGCGAGCGCCCGGCCGAACGCGGTGTCGCCTACCGGGTACGCCGCCGCACCTGA
- the coxB gene encoding cytochrome c oxidase subunit II, producing MSPNGSDRSSRRPVRRKLLQALAAGLVLATATGCTSKDFPRLGMPTPVTEEAPRILSLWQGSWAAALATGVLVWGLIVWAVIFHRRSRTKIEVPAQTRYNMPIEALYTVVPIIIVSVLFYFTARDETELLKTSKKPDHVVNVVGYQWSWGFNYMENVDGSTATPKQNAKEIAAIPNRMLTAVPKGAEGVYDAGVPGQRNPQTGNPGPTLWLPKGESVQFILTSRDVIHSFWVVPFLMKMDVIPGHTNRFEVTPNREGTFMGKCAELCGVDHSRMLFNVKVVSPERYQQHLKDLAKKGQTGYIPAGIEQTDAAKNAETNNP from the coding sequence GTGAGTCCCAACGGCTCCGACCGCTCGTCGCGGCGCCCGGTGCGGCGGAAGCTGCTGCAGGCGCTGGCCGCGGGCTTGGTCCTGGCGACCGCCACCGGTTGCACATCCAAGGACTTCCCCCGCCTCGGAATGCCCACCCCGGTCACGGAGGAGGCGCCGCGGATCCTCTCCCTGTGGCAGGGCTCGTGGGCGGCTGCGCTCGCCACGGGCGTCCTGGTCTGGGGCCTGATCGTGTGGGCGGTCATCTTCCACCGCCGCAGCAGGACCAAGATCGAGGTCCCCGCTCAGACCCGGTACAACATGCCCATCGAGGCGCTGTACACCGTGGTCCCGATCATCATCGTCTCGGTGCTGTTCTACTTCACCGCGCGCGATGAGACCGAGCTCCTCAAGACCTCCAAGAAGCCCGACCACGTCGTCAACGTCGTGGGCTACCAGTGGAGCTGGGGCTTCAACTACATGGAGAACGTGGACGGGTCGACCGCCACTCCGAAGCAGAATGCCAAGGAGATCGCGGCCATCCCCAACCGGATGCTCACCGCGGTGCCCAAGGGCGCCGAGGGCGTCTACGACGCCGGTGTCCCCGGTCAGCGGAACCCGCAGACCGGTAACCCGGGTCCCACGCTGTGGCTGCCGAAGGGTGAATCGGTCCAGTTCATCCTGACCTCCCGCGATGTCATCCACTCGTTCTGGGTGGTCCCCTTCCTGATGAAGATGGACGTCATCCCGGGGCACACCAACCGCTTCGAGGTCACCCCGAACCGCGAGGGCACCTTCATGGGCAAGTGCGCCGAACTGTGCGGCGTCGACCACTCCCGGATGCTCTTCAACGTCAAGGTAGTGTCGCCCGAGCGCTACCAGCAGCACCTGAAAGACCTGGCGAAGAAGGGCCAGACCGGCTACATCCCGGCGGGCATTGAGCAGACGGACGCTGCCAAGAACGCGGAGACCAATAACCCATGA
- the ctaD gene encoding cytochrome c oxidase subunit I, which translates to MSILNEPQGADATASYENELPVRRKQPGNVVVKWLTTTDHKTIGTLYLVTSFAFFCIGGLMALFMRAELARPGTQIMSNEQFNQAFTMHGTIMLLMFATPLFAGFTNWIMPLQIGAPDVAFPRLNMFAYWLYLFGSLIAVGGFLTPQGAADFGWFAYSPLSDAVRSPGVGADMWIMGLAFSGFGTILGAVNFITTIICMRAPGMTMFRMPIFTWNVLLTAVLVLLAFPVLAAALFALEADRKFGAHVFDAANGGSLLWQHLFWFFGHPEVYIIALPFFGIISEIIPVFSRKPMFGYISLIAATISIAGLSVTVWAHHMYVTGGVLLPFFSFMTFLIAVPTGIKFFNWIGTMWKGSLSFETPMLWAIGFLITFTFGGLTGVILASPPMDFHVSDSYFVVAHFHYVVFGTVVFAMFAGFHFWWPKFTGKMLDERLGKITFWTLFVGFHGTFLVQHWLGAEGMPRRYADYLAADGITTLNTISTIASFLLGLSILPFFYNVWKTAKYGKKIEVDDPWGYGRSLEWATSCPPPRHNFLTLPRIRSESPAFDLHHPEIAALDQLENHGASDDDKALAGGKEAGK; encoded by the coding sequence ATGAGCATCCTCAACGAACCTCAGGGTGCCGACGCCACCGCCTCGTACGAGAACGAGTTGCCGGTGCGCCGCAAGCAGCCCGGCAATGTCGTCGTCAAGTGGCTGACCACCACCGACCACAAGACGATCGGCACGCTCTACCTCGTCACGTCGTTCGCGTTCTTCTGCATCGGCGGCCTGATGGCGCTCTTCATGCGCGCCGAGCTGGCCCGCCCGGGTACGCAGATCATGTCGAACGAGCAGTTCAACCAGGCGTTCACCATGCATGGCACGATCATGCTGCTGATGTTCGCCACCCCGCTGTTCGCGGGCTTCACGAACTGGATCATGCCGCTCCAGATCGGCGCGCCGGATGTGGCCTTCCCGCGGCTGAACATGTTCGCGTACTGGCTGTACCTCTTCGGCTCGCTGATCGCGGTGGGCGGGTTCCTGACCCCGCAGGGCGCGGCCGACTTCGGCTGGTTCGCCTACTCCCCGCTGTCGGACGCGGTCCGCTCGCCGGGTGTGGGCGCGGACATGTGGATCATGGGTCTGGCCTTCTCCGGCTTCGGCACGATCCTCGGTGCGGTCAACTTCATCACCACGATCATCTGCATGCGCGCTCCCGGTATGACGATGTTCCGGATGCCGATCTTCACCTGGAACGTGCTGCTCACCGCGGTGCTGGTACTGCTGGCCTTCCCGGTGCTGGCCGCCGCGCTGTTCGCCCTGGAGGCGGATCGAAAATTCGGGGCGCATGTCTTCGACGCGGCCAACGGCGGCTCATTGCTCTGGCAGCACCTCTTCTGGTTCTTCGGCCATCCAGAGGTGTACATCATCGCGTTGCCGTTCTTCGGGATCATTTCCGAGATCATTCCGGTCTTCTCCCGCAAGCCGATGTTCGGTTACATCTCGCTGATCGCCGCGACGATCTCGATCGCCGGTCTGTCGGTGACGGTCTGGGCGCACCACATGTATGTGACGGGCGGGGTACTGCTGCCCTTCTTCTCCTTCATGACGTTCCTGATCGCGGTTCCGACCGGTATCAAGTTCTTCAACTGGATCGGCACCATGTGGAAGGGGTCGCTGAGCTTCGAGACCCCGATGCTCTGGGCGATCGGCTTCCTGATCACCTTCACCTTCGGTGGTCTGACCGGTGTCATCCTGGCCTCGCCGCCGATGGACTTCCACGTCTCGGACTCGTACTTCGTGGTGGCCCACTTCCACTACGTGGTGTTCGGCACCGTGGTGTTCGCGATGTTCGCCGGCTTCCACTTCTGGTGGCCCAAGTTCACCGGCAAGATGCTGGACGAGCGGCTCGGCAAGATCACCTTCTGGACGCTGTTCGTGGGCTTCCACGGCACGTTCCTGGTGCAGCACTGGCTGGGCGCCGAGGGCATGCCCCGCCGGTACGCCGACTACCTGGCGGCCGACGGCATCACCACGCTGAACACGATCTCGACGATCGCCTCGTTCCTGCTCGGTCTGTCGATCCTGCCGTTCTTCTACAACGTCTGGAAGACCGCCAAGTACGGCAAGAAGATCGAGGTCGACGACCCGTGGGGCTACGGCCGTTCGCTGGAGTGGGCCACCTCCTGCCCGCCGCCGCGGCACAACTTCCTCACCCTGCCGCGGATCCGCTCCGAATCCCCGGCGTTCGACCTGCACCACCCGGAGATCGCGGCGCTCGACCAGCTCGAGAACCACGGTGCCTCCGACGATGACAAGGCCCTCGCGGGTGGCAAGGAGGCCGGCAAGTGA